A stretch of Pyrenophora tritici-repentis strain M4 chromosome 7, whole genome shotgun sequence DNA encodes these proteins:
- a CDS encoding MhpC, hydrolase or acyltransferase (alpha-beta hydrolase superfamily), which produces MDAFPYIAPHLKYSGLTRQEREGIAPKANLKAANMNQANSPGTNTAQMDPIITARKHETMNNRSYAIPFPGSLNNSEDDLQPFPDPEVSSLPLDTKPGARIHYTYYPASKPHANHPNPFSQTLIVFLNGLVMPRSSWDPTIRSFLEKRIVSRLPYPGLLSYDRYGQGDSDPDPDDKDPPPSHGHDAISAVKALKQFTLQIWREHLDINKPTRYPCLIFVCNSIGCALARLFTQCYPGTVSGLLFLDSIMANSDYQDFWPNPDAPDFNPHTLPDGVTEDEVRATREKYRRMFHPDVPSQEGLSRQNLPKLLPHADGPKLEGYLGKGPYLTVVGHDWETFAEQSYTGSLRTPKILTMTYANPAWRRYNEGLCRITDEGKAIGPITAVRCGHFIHQDDPKFVSDEMVSLLDRVVNRVQQVSKRE; this is translated from the exons ATGGATGCGTTCCCGTACATTGCACCCCATCTCAAGTACTCGGGACTGACCAGGCAAGAAAGAGAAGGAATCGCACCAAAAGCAAATCTCAAAGCCGCAAACATGAACCAAGCTAATTCACCCGGCACCAATACGGCGCAAATGGACCCTATCATAACCGCCAGGAAACACGAAACTATGAACAACCGCAGCTATGCCATACCGTTTCCTGGCAGTTTGAATAATTCCGAAGATGACCTCCAGCCCTTTCCAGACCCTGAGGTGTCTTCGCTTCCTCTGGATACAAAGCCCGGTGCACGAATACACTACACGTACTATCCAGCATCAAAGCCCCATGCCAATCACCCCAACCCATTTTCGCAGACGCTTATTGTCTTTCTTAATGGGCTAGTAATGCCGAGAAGCTCCTGGGACCCTACGATTCGAAGTTTTCTGGAGAAGAGAATCGTTAGTCGGCTACCATATCCTGGTCTATTGAGTTACGACAGATATGGGCAGGGAGATTCAGATCCCGACCCGGACGACAAAGACCCACCACCTTCACACGGCCATGACGCCATATCCGCGGTAAAAGCACTGAAGCAGTTTACGCTGCAAATATGGCGCGAGCATCTAGACATCAACAAACCCACGCGGTACCCCTGTTTAATCTTCGTGTGCAACAGCATCGGCTGCGCGCTCGCCCGCCTCTTCACACAATGTTACCCAGGTACGGTATCGGGCCTGCTCTTCCTCGACAGCATCATGGCAAATTCGGATTACCAAGACTTCTGGCCCAACCCCGATGCGCCAGACTTCAACCCACACACGCTCCCCGATGGCGTCACCGAAGATGAAGTGCGTGCGACGCGGGAAAAGTACAGGCGCATGTTTCACCCCGACGTGCCGAGTCAGGAGGGCTTATCACGACAGAATCTGCCGAAGTTGCTCCCGCACGCGGACGGACCGAAATTGGAGGGGTATCTGGGAAAAGGTCCTTACCTCACCGTCGTAGGCCATGATTGGGAAACGTTTGCGGAACAATCGT ACACGGGTAGTCTTAGGACTCCAAAGATTCTCACTATGACTTATGCCAACCCCGCTTGGCGGCGCTACAACGAAGGCCTTTGTAGGATTACGGACGAAGGCAAGGCGATTGGGCCCATTACGGCGGTACGATGCGGCCACTTTATTCACCAGGATGATCCCAAGTTTGTGAGCGACGAGATGGTTAGTCTGCTTGATCGCGTGGTCAATCGCGTGCAGCAAGTTAGTAAGAGAGAGTGA
- a CDS encoding Drc1-Sld2 domain containing protein, translated as MPYCDAETQTVWAGLTKMDVRPDILFTAPDTTTPPAEMIATHKPLSLDNIVTAAQLGSLDPNSSFKTLLERRHNRPGIPTRISLPSSELDDEVFPSPPPSHALMSPLPEANKRYAGHTPLLPRSFSPVQDDMPEPAEEEAVEEPVHAPDEDESLIGPLMLPTNPVDGASDHIALDVLDDVLEKVAKDQERFSRLKDAPEPTPVAKDVEEDLPLSRKASADSRRSSNNSPKSSTDSRKSSTASVVDGVRLKTPPLNFGMPIGQV; from the coding sequence ATGCCATACTGCGATGCCGAAACACAGACCGTCTGGGCGGGCCTTACAAAGATGGATGTTCGTCCGGACATTCTCTTTACCGCACCAGACACGACTACACCACCCGCCGAAATGATTGCAACACACAAGCCGCTAAGCCTCGACAACATCGTCACCGCCGCCCAGCTCGGCAGCCTCGACCCCAACAGCTCCTTCAAGACGCTGCTGGAGCGACGACACAATCGCCCAGGCATCCCCACACGCATTTCCCTGCCTAGTTCCGAGCTGGATGACGAGGTGTTTCCCTCACCACCTCCGAGCCATGCTTTAATGTCCCCGCTTCCCGAGGCCAACAAGCGCTATGCAGGCCACACCCCATTGCTTCCCCGCTCTTTCTCACCGGTACAAGATGATATGCCGGAGCCTGCAGAGGAGGAAGCGGTGGAGGAGCCTGTGCATGCACCGGACGAAGACGAGTCCCTGATTGGCCCGCTCATGCTGCCAACGAACCCCGTCGATGGCGCTAGTGACCACATTGCACTGGACGTCCTGGACGATGTGCTTGAAAAAGTGGCCAAGGACCAGGAGAGGTTCAGCAGACTGAAGGATGCCCCTGAGCCAACGCCCGTCGCAAAGGACGTCGAAGAAGACTTGCCACTGAGTCGGAAGGCATCGGCCGACTCGCGCAGGTCGTCCAACAACTCGCCGAAATCATCCACCGACTCTCGCAAATCATCCACCGCCTCGGTCGTCGACGGCGTCCGACTCAAAACCCCGCCTCTCAACTTTGGCATGCCCATTGGGCAAGTGTAG
- a CDS encoding Atrophin-1 domain containing protein — protein MKPASVLIPLLTTSTTLAARTLPPSWSFTITSLLGPGCPDTDKTPSPGGTVTRPTFGSNTVDGTEIYYWFIAYPWMRVDLQQGPRHTWCEATLAYKEYSDAGNTVEGEAYRLRLHKNGTRGLATYELEEGVMSYWDFAYYEGEGRGKKEIADTITLNGPTQSGQYAQPLYSNISYPPEFIPQSKCGSSTFTFRTEMFVQGEAGKKGVLDSEKTTSEELGVQYYGAQQGFSYDWEKC, from the exons ATGAAGCCCGCAAGCGTCCTCATCCCCCTCCTAaccacctccaccaccctCGCCGCTCGCACCCTGCCCCCCTCCTGGTCTTTCACCATAACCTCCCTCCTCGGCCCCGGCTGCCCCGACACAGACAAAACGCCATCTCCGGGTGGTACAGTCACACGTCCAACCTTTGGTTCCAACACGGTCGACGGCACCGAGATCTACTACTGGTTCATCGCCTACCCATGGATGCGCGTTGACCTCCAACAAGGCCCGCGACATACATGGTGCGAAGCGACGTTGGCATATAAGGAGTACAGCGATGCGGGTAACACGGTGGAAGGAGAGGCATACAGGTTGAGGCTGCATAAGAATGGGACGAGGGGCCTGGCGACGTATGAGTTGGAGGAGGGGGTGATGTCGTATTGGGATTTTGCGTATTATGAGGGTGAGGGGCGAGGGAAGAAGGAG ATTGCTGATACTATTACACTCAATGGTCCTACGCAATCTGGACAGTACGCCCAGCCGCTTTACTCGAATATCAGTTATCCGCCTGAATTCATCCCGCAGTCAAAGTGTGGAAGTAGTACGTTTACTTTTCGCACGGAGATGTTTGTGCAGGGTGAGGCGGGGAAAAAGGGCGTGCTGGATAGCGAGAAGACTACTAGTGAGGAGTTGGGTGTGCAGTATTATGGTGCACAGCAGGGGTTCAGCTATGACTGGGAGAAGTGCTGA
- a CDS encoding GroL, Chaperonin GroEL (HSP60 family): protein MSLSIPNAPNAGLFKQGYQNYDAEDGAVIRNIDACRTIAQTVQTSLGPYGRNKIVINHLQKMILTSDAATILRELEVVHPAAKLLVMASQQQEAEMGDATNLVIVLAGELLKKAEELIRMGLKTSDIVLGYEKAQLAALETLEQLVCDKVEDIRSQDELSKAIRTVVAAKQSGSEDFLANLVAEAVLAVLPKNPANFNVDNVRVVKIMGGALEQSKVVKGMVFARQPDGTVTKATKAKVGVFSCPVDISQTETKGTVLLHNAKEMMDFTKGEEQQVEQIIKELYDSGMRVVVAGSTIGELALHYLNRYNILVIKVLSKFELRRLCRVVGATPLARLGAPMPDEMGTIDVVETMEIGGDRVTVFRQENEQTRTATLVLRGATQNHLDDVERAIDDGVNVVKAITRDARLVPGAGATEMQLVEKIKAIAEKTPGLAQYSIRKYAEAFEVIPRTLAESAGLDATEVLAKLYVAHAAQKGRKDDEWTVGVDIENEDGSGTLDAKEEGILDLWVSKMWAIKLATEAARTVLSVDQIIVARQAGGPKMPGKAQQGNWDQDD from the exons ATGTCTCTCTCGATACCTAATGCCCCCAACGCCGGCTTGTTCAAGCAAGGCTACCAAAA CTACGACGCCGAAGATGGCGCTGTTATTCGCAACATCGATGCCTGTCGGACGATTGCCCAGACGGTCCAGACTTCTCTGGGTCCCTATGGCCGCAACAAGATTGTTATCAACCACCTGCAAAAGATGATCCTTACCTCGGATGCGGCAACCATATTGCGCGAACTCGAGGTCGTACACCCCGCGGCCAAGTTGCTTGTTATGGCCAGCCAGCAGCAAGAGGCGGAGATGGGTGATGCGACCAACCTGGTTATTGTATTGGCTGGTGAGCTGCTGAAGAAGGCAGAGGAGTTAATAAGAATGGGCCTCAAGACAAGCGATATTGTTTTGGGCTACGAAAAGGCACAGCTTGCGGCTCTTGAGACACTGGAGC AATTGGTATGCGACAAGGTCGAAGACATCCGGTCACAAGATGAGCTCAGCAAAGCGATCCGCACCGTGGTTGCAGCCAAACAATCTGGCAGCGAGGACTTCCTTGCCAACCTCGTCGCCGAAGCCGTTCTCGCCGTCCTTCCTAAGAACCCTGCCAACTTCAATGTCGACAACGTCCGCGTAGTCAAGATCATGGGTGGTGCTTTGGAGCAGAGCAAGGTCGTCAAGGGCATGGTCTTCGCGAGGCAGCCAGATGGTACCGTCACAAAGGCAACCAAGGCCAAGGTCGGAGTCTTCTCATGTCCAGTGGACATTTCGCAGACCGAGACCAAGGGCACGGTACTGCTACACAACGCCAAGGAGATGATGGACTTTACCAAGGGCGAGGAGCAGCAGGTGGAGCAGATCATCAAGGAGCTCTACGACTCTGGAATGCGCGTCGTCGTTGCCGGATCTACCATTGGCGAACTGGCACTACACTACCTCAACCGCTACAACATCCTCGTCATCAAGGTTCTCTCCAAGTTTGAGCTCCGCCGGTTATGCAGAGTGGTTGGTGCTACGCCGCTTGCTCGCCTTGGTGCCCCCATGCCAGACGAGATGGGCACTATCGACGTTGTTGAGACCATGGAGATTGGTGGTGACCGCGTCACCGTGTTCAGACAAGAGAACGAACAAACAAGGACGGCAACTCTTGTGCTACGTGGTGCCACACAAAACCATCTCGATGACGTAGAGCGAGCAATCGATGATGGTGTCAACGTAGTCAAGGCCATCACGCGCGACGCTCGATTAGTACCCGGCGCTGGAGCCACTGAGATGCAACTTGTCGAGAAGATCAAGGCCATCGCAGAAAAGACACCGGGCTTGGCACAATACTCCATCCGCAAGTATGCTGAAGCTTTCGAGGTGATTCCACGAACACTCGCTGAGTCAGCTGGTCTGGACGCGACCGAGGTACTTGCCAAATTATACGTTGCACACGCCGCACAGAAGGGCCGGAAAGATGATGAGTGGACGGTTGGCGTCGACATTGAGAATGAAGATGGTTCTGGTACCCTGGATGCCAAGGAGGAGGGTATTCTGGATCTGTGGGTCAGCAAGATGTGGGCCATCAAGTTGGCGACCGAGGCAGCCAGGACAGTGTTGAGTGTGGATCAGATCATTGTCGCCAGGCAAGCCGGTGGACCCAAGATGCCAGGAAAGGCACAGCAGGGCAACTGGGACCAGGACGACTAG
- a CDS encoding mitochondrial 54S ribosomal protein mL46, whose protein sequence is MNAGQQTTRRLVSRAGQSICRSCRDTLTRTYASATAAAVQTEDQVAQHIPPVAQVSPSTSYAVNAGVVLSRPPQITRDLHPFEAAFFLYQKRLNERLALPFTRYFYVKKRTPADLEWKRKMKQRLTPARDIGRYQGYGAEAWNDELLVGAQESNFEHQVGKLLEDAEQSGLEDAPDTTGAKKMEREPVEKPMSRVTEADEKNDTKSLNRALQRTLYLLVKNKEGQWQFPQDRLNDEHLHGAANRIITQAGGVNMNTWLVGHVPIGHHQLTYREPRPSGSLQEYGAKTFFMKARIMAGQVNLKENKLGLQDFKWLAKEELRSEVDGSYWRAIKNMLAER, encoded by the exons ATGAACGCCGGACAACAAACGACGAGGCGGCTGGTCTCAAGAGCCG GTCAATCAATATGTCGCTCATGTAGAGACACCCTCACCCGCACCTACGCATCTGCCACCGCTGCCGCCGTTCAGACTGAGGACCAGGTTGCCCAGCATATCCCTCCCGTCGCTCAAGTCTCGCCGTCGACCTCCTACGCTGTCAATGCTGGTGTCGTCCTGTCTCGCCCACCACAAATAACACGCGACTTGCATCCCTTCGAGGCCGCCTTCTTCCTCTACCAGAAACGTCTCAATGAGCGATTGGCCCTGCCATTCACCCGTTACTTCTATGTCAAGAAGCGGACTCCTGCCGATTTAGAATGGAAGCGAAAGATGAAGCAACGCCTCACCCCCGCACGCGATATCGGACGATACCAGGGTTATGGTGCCGAAGCGTGGAATGACGAGCTTCTTGTTGGCGCACAGGAGAGCAATTTTGAACACCAGGTTGGAAAGCTGCTGGAAGACGCTGAGCAATCCGGTCTAGAAGATGCGCCAGACACCACAGGCGCAAAGAAGATGGAGCGTGAACCGGTTGAAAAGCCAATGTCGAGAGTGACCGAGGCAGACGAGAAGAACGACACCAAGAGCTTGAACCGCGCGTTACAGCGGACGCTGTATCTTTTGGTCAAGAACAAGGAGGGGCAATGGCAATTTCCGCAGGATCGGTTAAATGACGAGCATCTACATGGC GCGGCAAACCGCATCATCACCCAGGCTGGAGGTGTGAACATGAACACCTGGCTCGTCGGCCACGTGCCAATCGGCCACCACCAATTGACCTACCGTGAGCCGCGGCCGTCAGGTTCTCTCCAGGAGTATGGCGCCAAGACCTTCTTCATGAAGGCGCGCATCATGGCTGGTCAAGTCAACCTGAAGGAGAACAAGCTCGGTCTTCAGGATTTCAAGTGGTTGGCTAAGGAAGAGCTGAGGAGCGAGGTAGATGGTAGTTACTGGCGAGCGATCAAGAACATGTTGGCCGAGCGGTAA